Below is a window of Flavobacterium sp. N2820 DNA.
CTTTTCATGAATATTAAATTTAATTGTTTTTGAAACTCCTAGAACATAATTAGTTAAATGATTTTCATATAAATTAATTTCATAATAAGGTGTCAATTCAACAGATTCAATTTTTTTACTAAATGCCAAATCCAATCCGTTGTATCTTGAATCAATTACTAGTTGATTGTAAGAAATTCCAAAATTGAAATATTTATCAATTGAAAATGCGTAGTTTATTTTATAATTTTCAAACTGCCCAACTGATTTTATATAATCTAAATCATGTTTCTCGTAAGAAAATCTAATTACATCAGAATAAGATTTATTAGCAGAAAATATCGAGTTTTTACTAATGTAAGTTTGAATTCGTGAATTACCATTAAAATCAACTTGATAGTTTAAAGAAGCTCCTATTTTGAATTCCTTTTTATTAATCTTATTGACATAATAATGACTACTAAAACCAAACGGCAATCTATAATCCCCCAAATAATCAAGATTTACAAAAGAATTATGAAGTTTATAAAATGCAATACTACCATTATTCGAATAGATATAACCATTTGGTAATTCCTTTTGAAAATCAACACTTAAACTATCAATCTTAGTTATTTTTAAAAACTCATTAATAAACATATTGATTTTTTTTACTTCAAACAAAGTTGAGTCTTGATATTTTGGCGACCAATAAGACTTTACATTGTAAGTTTTCTTTGTTGCTTTTTCAAACCTATAAGTAATTCCATCAAAACCAAATGTCCATTTAACTATTTTGGAATCATCTGGAATTGTATCTAATTTTGAAAAATCTATTAAATTCTCTATTTTTTGTAATTGTACGTTATCTAAAGGATATTTTCTAATAATAGTATCAACAACAACCTCCTTCTTGCTTTGATAAACAAATTTAGTAACGAATCCATTATTTTGATTCAAGGAATCCTTCCAAAAATCAATTTTAGTTCCATGAAATGATAACCTAAAATAAAAATCTTCTTGAGTCGTTTTTAAATTCTTTAAGTCAAACTTTTTTAATTGAGGTAACTCATATTTTTCAAAATATGAGTCATTGATTGAGTCAATAATTTCTTTTTGAGCAAAACCCAATTGAAAAAAGAGAATCAGAATGAAGACTTTTTTAATCATAATCAAATATAGAAAAATTACATAACTATATAGATGTACTATTTTACTAAAAGGTTGGAATTATTTCAAAGATTCTGAAACAAGTTCAGTATGATAGAATCCTATTATTTACCCATGATAAACCCTAGAAAACACAATCTTTCCGTCTTTAATTTCTAAAACTTCGGCTACTAACATATCTTCTTCACCTTCTACTTGACGTGTGTATTCCATAAAAACTCGGTCAGTGTTAGCGGTTAATGAAGTTACTTTGTAGTGTAAAGTTGGCAATCGATCAAAAGCATCTTGCCACCAAATGCGCATGGCTTCTTTGCCAATAATTAAACCATTGGTTTCAGGTTGACGCATTTTTAATTTCGGACTAAAATGTTGGGCCTCGTCGTCGTATAATGCTAACAATTTTTCTAAATTTTTGGTATTGAAAGCATCAAACCATCTAATGGCAATTTGTTGTAGTTGATTAGGCATAAAGTTTAAAATTTAAACGCAAATCCCGAAGCTTCGGGACGCAAAACGTTAATAAATAAAAAAGACACAAAGAAAAAATCGATGTGCCTTTATATTTTATAAAATGGTATTAAGCATTTTTAAGGTTGATGATTTCTTGTTCAGTTAAGAATCTCCAATCACCTCTTGGTAAATTTTTCTTAGTCAAACCGGCAAAAGTTACACGGTCTACTTTTAAAACATCATATTTTAAGTGTTCAAAAATTTTACGAACTACTTTTACATTAGACGTTTTCATTTTGATACCTATTTCACTTTTTGGTTGATCTTCAATATAGGTAATTTCCTCCACAAATACTTTGTGTTCTTCAATCATTAATCCTTTTTGGATTTTTTCTAAATCTTCGTATTTTAAATTTTTATCTAACGAAACTTGATATACTTTAGATGAACGTTGATTTGGAACCGTGAATTTCTGTACGATTTCGGTATCATTGGTAAACAACAACAAACCCGTTGTGGTCTTATCCATTCTTCCAACAGGCATTAAGTTTGCTTTTGAAGCACCTCGAACTAAATCCAATACATTTGCAGATCCTGGAGAATCGTCTCCTGCTGTTGAAAAGTTTTTAGGCTTATTTAACAATACATATTCTTTCTTTTCTGGAGTAATATTCACTCCATCAAACTGAACCACATCGGTTAATTTAACGCGGTGACCCATTTCGGTAATGACTTCACCATTTACTTTTACATTACCACTTTGAATGTAAATATCCGCATCTCTACGGCTACACATTCCTGAATTAGAAATATAACGATTTAGACGAATTTCGTCTGGATTAGATGGTCTTTTTGGAGATTTCGGAGCTTTTGGAGCTTCTGGTTTTGCCGCTTCTGGTTTAGTTGCAAATTTTGAAGGTGCTTTACGAATTGGTGCATTTCCTCTTGAATTGCTATCTTTCTTGTAGCCTCCTTGTCTTGCTGAACCTGGACGGCTTTTATCATTCCCTTGACGTGACATAATTATAAACAAATTTTTGCAAAGATATAACTAATATGTTGAAACGCCCACTTTAGTTTTTTAAATCCAAAAATGATTGGCAGAAACAACTAATATAAAGATAAAGAATGAGTTAAAATTAGTTTTTTTCCATGAAATAAAACTGAAGGCTCTATTAATACAATACAAAAAACACCTGAAACAATTATAAACTTTAATAAAAAATGAAGTTTTAAATATTCTGTTTTTGTAGTTGCTTTCCACAATAACGTTGCAAAGAACAACAAAGTAATTAAGCTTAAATAAAAGTAAATATCCATGTAACCTACATTGTAAATTTCGACTAAGAAATATACTGGTATCAATGTTAAAACAGTTAATACGGAAATAATAGTTTTTGCTCTTTTTTCACCAAAAACCACAGGAATTGTCTTATAATCCGCAATTAAATCGCCTTCGATATTTTCTAAATCTTTAATTAATTCTCGAATTAAAATCAATAAAAACAAAAAAGTAGCGTGTGCAAAAATAACTTCATAGAAATTTTTATAGTACATCAAAATTCCGAAGAAAGGTAAAACCGCTAAAACGGATGCCGTGATATTTCCAATTAAGAACATTTTTTTCAACTTATGCGAATAAAACCAAATCAAGAAAATGTAAGCCGAAAAAAACAACATCGCTCGCCAAGAAATGAAGAACATCAGCAAAGCCACAATGAAATTAATCGTAAAATAAACTTTTAACTTGGTTTCCTGACTCACCAAACGGTCAATCATTACTTTTTTTGGACGATTGATTAAATCTTTTTTGGCATCATAAAAATTATTGATAATGTAGCCAGAAGCAATTGTTAACGTAGAAGCGACCACAATCAAAAACAAACGCCAATCGAGTATAATGTCTAATGCTCTTTTTTCGGGAGCTAAAATAAAAATCGCCGAAAGATATTGCGCCAATGCAATCACCCAAATATTGTATCCTCTAATTACAGAGAAAAAACTGAATATTTTAGTAAGAACTAATTTGGTTTTACGGGTGAGCATGAGTTTTTGTTCAAAGTTTAAAGTTTAAAGTTGCCTTCAAACTATAAACATTAAAAATTATAAACTACTTCTAATTTATAGTCTTTTAAAGCTATTTTTGCTTTGTCTAAATCTTGGGTAAACCCTAAAATATAACCACCACCGCCAGAACCACATAACTTAAGGTAGTAGTCATTTGTGTCGATTCCTCTTTGCCACACTTGGTGAAATTGCTCTGGAATCATCGGCTTAAAGTTGTTCAAAACTACTTTTGATAGTTGTTTAGTGTTTTCTAACAACGATTTTACATCGCCATGCAAGAAATTTTCCACGCAAGCATCGGTATATTTTATGAATTGTGATTTTAACATTGTACGGAAACCGTTGTCTTTTAAGTTTTCCATAAAAATAGAAACCATTGGAGCCGTTTCGCCCACAATTCCTGAATCTAGTAAGAAAACAGCACCTTTTCCTTGTGTACTTTGCGTTGGAATTCCAGTAGCTTCAATATTATCTTTCGAATTGATCAAAATGGGAATACTCAAATAGCTATTCAACGGGTCTAAACCTGAACTTTTTCCGTGGAAAAACGATTCCATTTGAGAAAAAATCGTTTTTAATTGCAATAATTTTTCACGCGTTAAATTTTCTAACACCGTGATTTTATCATGAGCATATTTGTCATAAATAGCAGCAACCAAAGCACCACTACTTCCTACACCATATCCTTGAGGAATGC
It encodes the following:
- a CDS encoding pseudouridine synthase — protein: MSRQGNDKSRPGSARQGGYKKDSNSRGNAPIRKAPSKFATKPEAAKPEAPKAPKSPKRPSNPDEIRLNRYISNSGMCSRRDADIYIQSGNVKVNGEVITEMGHRVKLTDVVQFDGVNITPEKKEYVLLNKPKNFSTAGDDSPGSANVLDLVRGASKANLMPVGRMDKTTTGLLLFTNDTEIVQKFTVPNQRSSKVYQVSLDKNLKYEDLEKIQKGLMIEEHKVFVEEITYIEDQPKSEIGIKMKTSNVKVVRKIFEHLKYDVLKVDRVTFAGLTKKNLPRGDWRFLTEQEIINLKNA
- a CDS encoding geranylgeranylglycerol-phosphate geranylgeranyltransferase encodes the protein MLTRKTKLVLTKIFSFFSVIRGYNIWVIALAQYLSAIFILAPEKRALDIILDWRLFLIVVASTLTIASGYIINNFYDAKKDLINRPKKVMIDRLVSQETKLKVYFTINFIVALLMFFISWRAMLFFSAYIFLIWFYSHKLKKMFLIGNITASVLAVLPFFGILMYYKNFYEVIFAHATFLFLLILIRELIKDLENIEGDLIADYKTIPVVFGEKRAKTIISVLTVLTLIPVYFLVEIYNVGYMDIYFYLSLITLLFFATLLWKATTKTEYLKLHFLLKFIIVSGVFCIVLIEPSVLFHGKKLILTHSLSLY
- a CDS encoding mevalonate kinase, with the translated sequence MKGPLFYSKILLFGEYGIIQDSKGLSIPYNFYNGALKKDENPSESAIKSNESLKKFVTYLQNLQADQPELVTFNLEVLKQDVNSGMYFDSSIPQGYGVGSSGALVAAIYDKYAHDKITVLENLTREKLLQLKTIFSQMESFFHGKSSGLDPLNSYLSIPILINSKDNIEATGIPTQSTQGKGAVFLLDSGIVGETAPMVSIFMENLKDNGFRTMLKSQFIKYTDACVENFLHGDVKSLLENTKQLSKVVLNNFKPMIPEQFHQVWQRGIDTNDYYLKLCGSGGGGYILGFTQDLDKAKIALKDYKLEVVYNF
- a CDS encoding nuclear transport factor 2 family protein — its product is MPNQLQQIAIRWFDAFNTKNLEKLLALYDDEAQHFSPKLKMRQPETNGLIIGKEAMRIWWQDAFDRLPTLHYKVTSLTANTDRVFMEYTRQVEGEEDMLVAEVLEIKDGKIVFSRVYHG